The nucleotide window aatgccattttagtccttgtggtttggatcattttggcagtttagtccaaaggtttcatttttaacctctgggtccaaaaaggtttcacagttgccattttagtcaacttggataacttcatccattttttctgttaacgagaaggccaattcggtcattttgtatgtgattctgttaactaaaagggcaattcagccatataaaatgaccgaattggccttctcgttaacagaaaaaatggatgaagttaacccagtggactaaaatggcaactgtgaaacctttttggacccacaggttaaaaatgaaacctttgaactaaactggcaaaatgacccaaaccacagagactaaaatgacattaACTCTTAGAGATATTATGAGATTTTAATGTGTTGTCTTGTATACCTATTTCCTAATATATTGATTGTATCATGCGGCCCAAGAGCCACATCAGTGGAGCTGGAGCTAGACCTTAAAACCAAaggtatctttttttttttaccgtgTATTCATACAATAATAAATAACGATAATAagtacaataataaaaaaaataatacctAATAGATTTGCCTTCTTGTTTTTCTCATAGCTTGAAATTGTTTCATCATGTCGTCGTCTTTTAATTTATCAAAAATTTctttttcgaccgcacaaacaatAGCATTGTTTCAAATATTTCgggcccattcgattgcgtaaatccgtcttgacaagcttcaatttagaaaaaaaaacatcttttAACGGTTGCAGTTGCAACCGATAAAACCAAAGCTAGCTTCACTACCCGATAAACCAAAGGACAAGAACGATATGTTCCGGTTTCCACCTTAAGACGAACAATGATAACTGGGCCTCTTTcaataataaaattgatttgggTTTGGGCTAATGATAGGCTAGGAGGTTTATCATGATATCATCAATTACCCAGACATTGCAAATTTGCAATCGATAATAATATCCATTTTTTTGGTTTACAAAATCTTCATAATTCAAAAATTAacttttaaactttataaaaagaATTAGATTTTATAAAAAAGAGTATCCTATTTTTTAATTAAGGGTATTCTCGTATTTTTTTACAGCTCGTAATATGATGTCTCCGCCCCTGGCCACATCGATAGCACTTAATGGGGTCATCAACTTTTCCTAGCAACTTTCAAGCCTCTGGTTATCTAGGAAGTTATCTTAATCAATAATATTGTAACTTCTCTTCTGAAGTTCTATATGTGTACATCTTAACGATAAAAAAAAAATTCCGTCTTATTTACAAAGATAATGAAATATTTCTTAGATAAATTCGATATTAGACATGTCAATATTATCATACACGATTTTTTTACACTAATGGATTGTTTTGCTACGTAAATCTAATGGTTTGGTCAGTGATCTAAGTTGTTCGTCGTTATGGAAGTTCTAAGTCATCAGCCCATCGTAGCTACGAGGGGATCCCCATGAAGCATACTTGAGCTTGAATAAGGTGTTAGCAACAAGCCAACAACCAATTTAGTATTGtacacaaaaaaaataaaaaaataaaataaaattatattgcCCCATACAATATTATTCCTTCACCAATAATTGATCATCACATTTTACATCATGTTCAGAGGCGGAACCAGAGGGGGGTCAAGAGGGTCCGTTGACCCTCCGGTCACCggaactttttgaatttttatttataaattttgagtttttgaagaaTAAACTTAGAAATGGACCCCCTAATTTGAACCAGTATAGAATATAAGCTTATGATGACCCCCTAACTAAATcgttctggttccgccactgaTCATGTTAGTATCGTTTACAAGTCAAACATCACCTTAGAGTAAAATATGTGAATCTTGTATGGTAATTGTCGCAAATACCTTTTGTTTTAGTCAGGGTCGGCTCTTGGGCCGGCTAACCCGTGCCTTCGCCTGAGGGCCAAATTTCCAAAGGGCCCGAAAGATTTTATAaccttttatatatttattaaattatatatttagtatatgtatccatttattattcaaaataATGTTGGTTGTGGACTGGAAAAAATCATCTTGAGATAATATATAGGTTTCAAGTTCAAGTCTTGGATCTATCAAcgaagttttattttttttagttcaTTTACCTTAACCACAATTTTGAGCCCAATTATTTTTGTCTCCTGAGGCCCAAATTTTTTTTGTAAGTTCTTGAGGACGGCGCTGATTTTAGTTGTATTAACCTGGTATACGCTATCGTCCCACAAACCCACCCTCGTGCACGACGTGTAGTACCCTATATTTAGCTCACCCATCCCAAATACAAACCTCACCATGTTACCAATTTAGTTATCGAATAATGGACCCTAGGGCTCAAATTATGATCTAATGTTGGATACAACTAGAACATAACTagcctccttggttgttgttacaacAAATATAAAACGATAGCATTTAATGTGCACAACATTCAGCATTTCTAACATTACATACATATCAACAAAGAGCTTTATATAATGTTTCGTCTTTTTCATTCGATTGTAGTAATATTTATACAAGCATTTATTCCACTACAATAAATCCATGATCACATATGGGATGAACATGTATTTACAATGGGAATTATTGTgcctatatttatttttgtatatatattataatgGGAAAGATATAAAAATTCAAATATTGTAGTTTAAATGTAAAAGTATCCTTTTTTGGTCATACTAAAGTGATATCATTTATTTTAACTTTAGAATTGATATAATAGTTGATGGTTTTCTCCCACCATAATTCCTTTTCAACGTAGGTCTCATGTAAACTTGCTTCTTCGGTATCTCTTATGCTTAGTGCAATCATGCTTCTAGTACCGTAACGTCCCTGTAGGTCAACGAAAACAAACATGAGTTAAATTGTCATAATTTGTAGCTATATTTTTAATAACGTGAAGTACGTACAAGTGGAGTGTCTACTTCGACAAATATCGAGCTTAGATTGTATTCCCAGTCAATCGAACAAATATTAGGAAGTTGACTCTTGTCCGCTTTTGTGTCGTCTCTCATCAGTTTGTCGATCATATCCTTAATGGGTATGTCCTCGTCATCATCATACGTACTTAGCAATCTTTTGAAATTCAACTTCAAACGTTGAACCTGAAAACATAAATTAATGCTTTATTATTGTCAATTAATGACACCTAAATATTACATGAGTGGTTAATGAGACCTTATGATTGCATTAATCAACTAGGTAATTATGGATCTTGTACACGTATTAAACATAGTCGGTTTATGGTTAATGTGATTAGGTTGATTGTTCTGTTTAGGGCAAGAGAATGTGTGACCTTGGGCCAAGGGACGTTGAGCTTGGCATTGGAGAGAACATGGATGCCTGGTTGAACTTGTTGAACCGTTGGTGGTTCACCTTTTGGTCTGTTTGATATGTAAAACATCTTGTTTGAAGAAAGATCAAGAGTTATGAGGTTGAACCCATTGTACTCATGAACCTCCTTCACTATTTCCTTTGCAAATTCCTCTGAACTCTTCTTGCTCTACAAGGCAAAATTTTCACATATTAACTCccaaaatttattaaaaaaagtaGCATGGGTTTTGTTACGTGAAAATGTAACAAATTTACCAGAAGATTTCAATCGCATGTTTATAGATATAAAATAAATGCATTTTACTAGTTATACAAACAACGTGATTAAAGTCTAATAGTTAATGTGTGTTTTTGGATTGTTGTAAATTGTAAAAGCATCTAAACCATGAACCCTAAAACGTTAATCCGAGTAATCTACTTAACATGAACTTGCAAGTCGAACATCAATAGACTACATGTATCGAGGTGTTTTTTGTAACGTGTTTCTCTATATGAGGTTGGGAGTTCAAGTATTAAATTATACCGTTACTCAACTTGCATAAAATTCACGTTTTCCACAACtacatctattttttttttaatttaaaagtgACATTTGAAAGACGTGCAGCCTAACATGTTGCACGCTCAAGCCCACTAGAGATCAGCCGTAAGCGTGTGTATGTATCATGATCAAATGTTAACATATATTACATTACCTCAAAAGGTCAACAATTTGATCATATATGTAATAAAAATGGCAAATTAAGATTTATAATCAAAGAAAATAAACCTCCAAGAAACGCAATGGAAGATCCCCTCTACTTTTGGCTTCAGGAAGAGTGTGAAGCTCCAAGACATTGGTAAGAAATGATACTCTACCATCTCTTGTACATGCCAACCACGTCCCTCCGGCCACCTCGTCTCTACCTCCTAATATCTCTCCACCCTCCCACCACCCAATCGACTTCGTTGGCCTTAAATTTCATTATACACAAAGATAACATATTAGATGTTACATTAATTTGAAAACCAATATAATTACATAAAACACGTCGAATGGGTCAAGTGTCGCTTATCATGTATCCAAATGTTTACACTTTcttatatcattttattaaatGGAACTAGTTAGTTACCCGTTTGATACACGGGCTAAGATAATATGTTATGTAAATATATGTTTTGAATAAAACGACATGGAACATTGATTAAAAAAATACAAGATTGTAATTAGAATTAATACTTACAAAAGTAAAAATGTAATAATAATTCATAACTCTCTAAATACTTCTTTGTATGCAACATTTGTTGTTTTATTCATCACACTGTCCTCTTCATTTAATATTAGTAGTTTAGCCATGTCTATACGTTTAACTCTTGACAACGCCACAAACAATTGTCCATGCGTGAAAACTTGATCATTTAAAAACAAACAACTCTAGATAATGACTGTCTCTGACTTTATTGACAGTCACTGCAAAACATACTGATAACGAAAATTGTCGTATTTGAAACTTGATATGAATCTTTTTATCTGAAGGTATCACGCTAATTCTTGGAATGAAAGTTTGAGTTCCAATATTTGTAGTCTTGTCCCATTACATAAACCACTTCTTTAGTTAACATTTCTTAATAAAGTTATTGGAACACCAGCCTTCAAAAGTAACCTATAATTTGGCTACGAATATGTTAAGACCGTCAAGAACATCAATAGAATATAAATTTTCTTAATAGATCATTAAGATGTTATGTCTAAAAAATACTATTTGAACTAAGGTATTCTCTTTCTTTGCCAGAAACATTGAAAGTGAACGTTCATTAATTTGAGCTTTATTTTTTGTGCCAATATTGCTCTTTTGCAAAAGTAGCCTTGatttataaaatttgaaaaattgaagaaTATATAAAGTATACAAGTAATAACTCTATAAATAAAATAGTGATAACTAAAAATGTGTATTACATTAAATAAGGACAAAGCAAAATTATAATGTTAATTATACATGTGTATAGTATTAAATAAGaacaaattattatattattCTAATGTTAATTATATATATTCATACCTAAGTATCATCTCGACAGAGTAGGTGCTATTTTTGTTGTCATTCATCGGTTTCCATCGTAGCCTTATTATCTTAAAGTTTATTGTAAAGTCGGTCTTTAAGACGTCGAGATCATTCAAACTTATATTTTGTTTTCGATTTCTCTATTTGCGAAAACATTCGAAACCATTATACATTATACATAAATTTAAAGACTCAAATAAATAGTAACAAATATAAAGATAAACTAACTACTTATTATTTTGAGATAGGTTAGAAAATCTATAAATAGTTATTCAAAGTGTGTATTCTAAAAAATATATTGTTGACAATATTGTGGAAATAGTTTAACTATTAATTGATTGAttgttaggggctgtttggtagcctcttaatgaccattcagatgctatctcttaatggtttaaaacctctgaatgaataagaggtaacctcaagtctgaatggttaagaggtaacatctgaatggtaaatcatcacatgtcacattcttctaccttctcattggtaaaattcttaatggttccattaagaggtagtcTCTTAATGATCATTCAGAATCTAACAAACAGCCTCTTAATTAACGAAACCAATGAAAAATTAGCAACACCTTAACTGCAATAGCTTTGTCAATGGATATAATCGAATTAATTAGGTAAAGTTTTGAGTGTTAACGAACATGCTTTTCATTTTAAGAAAATCATTAAATGGATTCGATCAAATCGAATTTAAAATTCTaatatttttaaatttaataGGCAAATATTAGTCATCACAATAAACATGAATCCTattaagacaaaaaaaaaaaatgattttctaAAAAATAACATAAGCTTGTCACGTGTTATGGAATTAAAGACACTTAGATAGTCTATAATAAAAGAAGGCTGATGGACAACTAAATGTACtcttaattttaattattagtaTAGAGATTATGAAACGATACTGATGCATTAGTTGTATTTGTTGTAATTTTGTTTGAACGATTGATCAGTTGGTTTTCAGCTTACTCCAAAAGACCAACATAATTTTTTTGGACGGCAGATCAGCTGGTTTCCAGCTTACTACAAAACATATATTGTTCAAACTTTCACCTAAAGTTCAAATCCATCCTAGTGCTAGTGCTGTTCACCCGCATTTTCATAATTTGCATTTAGTAGGGATCGAACCTGAGACCTTCCTAAAAGTAAACCATTTAATGAAAAACCCTCTGACCAACTGAGTTATATTATTTGACTGTTGTAATTTATTTAAAAGTACGTTTAATCAGTAAGAATGGAAATTAATATACTTTTTGAGCTAAGATAAAGAAAATTATTAACAATTTAATTTTTAAGAATAAAAGAAATCAGTAAAAATTTAAAGCAACATAAAAGTGGTTGAAGACTTAGCAAAGATCGTGATACTGGAATAGTCGTAGAAATGTAATGTTGAATCTAAAATGTTATtgatatttataaaaataaatttggaaAGATAAAAACAGTAAATGTATAAAAAATGAATTACTGAAGTAAGTTATGTTGTTATGTTGAATCGAAGTATTTTAAATATAACTTTGGAAACCTTAATTTCAAATTCGACAAATATATAATTATGGTCagatatttattaaatatttgtTAAATTAAGCTTCCTAAAATATAGTTTTATAAATACAACAAGTTAATATGAAAAAATGATTTAACATTAAAAATTACCATAAAGCAAGGATATCATTACATTGACCTTAAAAATCACCCATTAACCAACCCATTTATCTTGTCACAAGATTTATTAACCAACCCATTTATCTTGTCACAAGATTTATATGATACAATGCAAACAACATAAAGTGTGTGTGAACTATAAAGTGTGTAGTGTGTGTTTCTTTATGTACCTGTGGTGATACTCATCTCTATTAAGCAAGAGAAGAAAAGGGTAGAGAGGGTGAACTTTCCAAGCAAAAACTACAATGCACATATCTATTATTTTTAGTTGGAATACTTAGATATGTAGCACTGGCTTTGATCAAGGGGGTGTTCATGTGTTTATATATGCACACCTTGATATGTAAAGTTACAAAAATGATCCCTTGAATATTACCTTTCCTAACAATTGTTATCCggtttttttaaataacattttTGGTATAAAGTAAGTAGCAGTTCAATGTACATTTTCGAAATGGTTGACTTTACATTCAACATGTATAGTTATAATTAATTGTAACAACATGATTAAAGTTAGGGAAAATCACATAAATTTACAACTCGCCCTATATAATTAGAATCATAATCAAATTTACCGATCCTAACTACTAATGATAGTGACTTCAAGTTACTAACTTAGTAGGAAGTGTAACTAAAGCGTGCGTTTTGTTCAGTATACCATGATGGATAAACAAGCATTCACTGCTCGTGTTTAGTCTATATTTATTCATTTTAAATATGTATCGGTTTTGGTATCTCTAATTAAACACAACGTCTACATAGTTGAGTTAGAGCTCGACGCGCAGCCGTGTGATTATTAATTTACTGCGCAAATTCCAACTCAAACTTGGAAGAAATCTACATGAATACTAATCAACTCTTACCGTATTTTTAAGCTTGTTACTTAAGGGAATGTCAAGGGATCATTAGTATATTATTGTATTCTTTGAGGGGTGGTGATGGTAAGTCCATTGAATGTTACTTTGGTATTAGTTTCATGTGGACGAATAATGCTATTCCATATTTATGTGAACAATGAATAGTTTGAGTTTTTAGGTGGTTAAGATTTTACCCTATTATTATGAACATTTAGTGCCTGTATTTGTAGTTCGGGTTAACCTATAAATCTTACACGAATTCGATTAAAATAATCATATCATTTAATGAAATATATTCTATAGTTTTAACTTTTAAGGGGAATAAACTGTTGTCAGGTGATTGTCCAGTTCGTTTAAGTAATATTATAATATTTTCAAATAACCTGAATAAGAACCACATAGTGGTAATGTATTCTAGTTGTATAGTGCATATTGTTAATCAATTCTATGCATAAACATAATAGAAATATGATGAAAGAATATATGTACCCGTTAATCTCAATATTGTAGATATCGTAGTAGCCATGATATGATCTAGTCGAGTTTATGATGGTGTGTAACCAACCTTAGACCCTCTATAATGAGATCTATTTTTTTTAGTAAGAGTAAATACGTCCATCAAATATTTTACTAATTCAGTGAAAAGGAGCAATAAAGTCAACGATCAATTAtaatatagggtaaggttatcgtaaaaaaagaccaaaagtgtgagaaaggtaagaaagaatctcatccattagatctaaattaattgaaaagggtaaacaagtaattttatcattaattcagtTAAGTAAAAACCTTctcataaccgccaccttaattataggaagtatataacaacaccattcagcaagtatataacaccattcagtaagtatataacaccattcagcaagtatataacaccattcagcaagtatataacaccattcagcaagtatataacaccattcagcattcagcaagtatataacaccattcagtaagtatataacaccattcaacaagtatataacaccattcagcaagtatataacacaattcagcaagtatataacacaattcagcaagtatataacaccattcagcaagtatataacaccattcatcattcaacaagtatataacaccattcagtaagtatcactactagaaaatacacTACTCTTGACACGTGAACAATGACACGCGCATATTTTATGACATTCAAAATCgtatgtcaagaaaaaaatgtcatggtttacaaaatttaataaatctaTGACATTCATTtttgtgtgtcatgtttttaGCGTCATAAAAAAAACAAGATTTATCTTGACACGCAAACAATGACACACGCTCATTTTATGACATTCGAAAGTGCATGTCAAGaaaaaaaatgtcatggttttACAAAATTCAATATATTTATGACACACTTTTTTTGTGTCATCCTTTTAGCGTCATAAAAAAACAAGGTCTACCTTGACACGCGAATAACAACACACGATTATTTTATGACGCACTATTAGAAAACAAGGTCTAATTTTCTTTTATGAAGTAGGAGGGAAATTTGACTATTTAGGAGGGAAagagaaattgaaggaaaatTTGGAGAGAGAAGTTAGTTTTAAGAGATatggtttatttttatttttatttaaagtatATTAAGCTATatgacaaaataaaaaaaatcttacaTTAATCAATTACATAAGTTTATTATAAAAATActtaaatttaatattttattttattttacgtGTATGTAAATATCAAACTAATGAATTTAATATGTACCAAAAAGTGTTATAAATTAATATGTGAACATCAACTGATCAAGTTATACTTTATATATCGATATAGCTTGTAACGGGTCCATAAAGAGTCATGATAACTATTAAGGTCTAAACGTAACACATTAAAATATGTATGATTTATTATTGCCCATTGTTATGATTTAGTATGATTCACTACAACTCAATATAGTGTTTTTAGACCTAGTTGACCTGATAAATCCCACCATGGTCCAAAAGAGAGTCAACGTATTAAGGCCCAATGCAGTCTATTAATATATGTAATAATTAAGACCCGACCAATACAATCCATTGTTATATGTATCATCTATTATTGCCTGATATAATCAAGTAATATTATACTCACTACAATCTATTATAATCCTTTCGACCTAATGTGACTTAATAAAGTGCACCATGGCCCATAAAGATATCTATGTTTTTTAACGCTCATTATGGTTTAGTATGACTCACTATAACCCGGTATAACCCTTAAGACCTAATAGATCCCATGATGCCTTATCAAGAGCTATCATGACATGTAAGGCCCAAAATAATGTATTAAGACATGTATAAT belongs to Helianthus annuus cultivar XRQ/B chromosome 5, HanXRQr2.0-SUNRISE, whole genome shotgun sequence and includes:
- the LOC110940871 gene encoding transport and Golgi organization 2 homolog; the encoded protein is MCIVVFAWKVHPLYPFLLLLNRDEYHHRPTKSIGWWEGGEILGGRDEVAGGTWLACTRDGRVSFLTNVLELHTLPEAKSRGDLPLRFLESKKSSEEFAKEIVKEVHEYNGFNLITLDLSSNKMFYISNRPKGEPPTVQQVQPGIHVLSNAKLNVPWPKVQRLKLNFKRLLSTYDDDEDIPIKDMIDKLMRDDTKADKSQLPNICSIDWEYNLSSIFVEVDTPLGRYGTRSMIALSIRDTEEASLHETYVEKELWWEKTINYYINSKVKINDITLV